A genomic region of Pyrus communis chromosome 14, drPyrComm1.1, whole genome shotgun sequence contains the following coding sequences:
- the LOC137715148 gene encoding (-)-germacrene D synthase-like: MSAPQPHQTPKMTTNDVNRRSANFSPTIWGDYFLSYASIETNIEEEQRIQELKERVKTMIMAPIPCKPLKKLELIDAIQRLGVSRHFENEIDQVLLQIHNNSYLCYHQGSDYDEDLHAAALYFRLLRQQGYNISCDMFNKFKDVNDAKFKGSLTNDIVGLLSLYEATHLRVHGEDILEEALSFTTTHLESAAHRLSPGPLLQQVKHALYQPFWKGVPRLEARRYLSIDCEKNSHNETLLTFAKLDFNLLQKVHQKELSEITRWWKELDFVNKLPFARDRVVESYLWALGCYYEPEYSFARMILGKVTAITAIIDDIYDVYGTFEELELFTEAVERWDISATVHLPEQYMKVCYQALLDLYAEIEEKLGNEGNSYRIHYAREAMKIQVKSYFKEAKWFYDNYTPTMDEYLSEALNTAYFMLATTSFVGMGSVVTKDSLDWVFSDPKIVKATSLICRLVDDMKSRKFEQKRGHVASSVECYMKEHNATEEQAIIELSKQVNNAWKDVNETCHRPTIFPMQLILRIVNFARMIEVIYKHDDGFTHAGIFLKDIVISLFVEPVPL; this comes from the exons atgtctgCACCTCAACCACATCAAACCCCAAAAATGACTACTAATGATGTTAATCGACGTTCAGCAAATTTCTCTCCCACCATTTGGGGCGATTATTTCTTATCATATGCTTCTATT GAAACAAACATAGAAGAAGAGCAACGTATTCAAGAACTGAAGGAAAGAGTGAAGACGATGATAATGGCTCCAATACCTTGTAAACCTTTGAAAAAATTGGAATTGATTGATGCCATTCAGCGCTTAGGCGTCTCCCGCCATTTTGAAAACGAGATTGATCAAGTTTTGCTGCAAATTCACAACAACTCTTATCTCTGTTATCACCAAGGAAGTGATTATGATGAGGATCTTCACGCTGCTGCTCTCTATTTTCGATTGCTTAGACAACAAGGTTATAAtatttcatgtg ACATGTTCAACAAGTTCAAGGACGTCAATGATGCGAAATTTAAGGGATCACTCACGAATGATATCGTCGGACTACTAAGCTTGTACGAAGCTACGCATCTGAGGGTACACGGAGAAGATATACTAGAAGAGGCATTAAGCTTCACCACCACTCATCTCGAGTCAGCAGCACATCGTTTAAGCCCCGGGCCACTTTTGCAACAAGTAAAGCATGCATTGTACCAGCCATTCTGGAAGGGCGTCCCAAGGCTAGAAGCAAGGCGTTACTTGTCCATCGACTGCGAAAAGAATTCACATAATGAGACTCTCCTAACTTTTGCAAAGTTGGATTTCAACCTCTTGCAGAAAGTCCATCAGAAGGaactaagtgaaattacaag ATGGTGGAAGGAGTTGGACTTTGTAAACAAGTTACCGTTTGCAAGGGACAGAGTAGTTGAGAGCTACCTTTGGGCTTTAGGGTGCTACTATGAACCCGAATACTCCTTTGCTAGGATGATATTAGGAAAAGTTACTGCCATCACAGCCATTATTGATGATATTTATGACGTGTACGGCACATTTGAAGAACTAGAGCTGTTTACTGAAgctgttgaaag GTGGGACATATCTGCTACGGTTCATCTTCCTGAGCAGTACATGAAAGTCTGTTACCAAGCATTGTTGGATCTCTACGCTGAAATTGAGGAAAAGCTTGGAAACGAGGGAAACTCATATCGCATCCACTATGCGAGAGAAGCA ATGAAAATCCAAGTTAAATCTTACTTCAAGGAAGCGAAATGGTTCTATGATAACTACACACCAACCATGGATGAATATTTGTCAGAAGCACTTAATACAGCCTACTTCATGTTAGCAACCACATCCTTTGTTGGAATGGGAAGCGTTGTTACAAAAGACTCCTTGGATTGGGTGTTTAGTGACCCTAAGATTGTAAAGGCAACATCATTAATTTGTAGACTTGTGGATGATATGAAGTCTCGCAAG ttTGAGCAGAAGAGAGGGCATGTTGCCTCATCTGTGGAATGCTACATGAAAGAACATAATGCCACAGAGGAACAAGCAATAATCGAACTAAGCAAGCAAGTGAATAATGCATGGAAGGACGTAAACGAAACGTGCCACCGCCCTACCATTTTCCCCATGCAGCTAATACTACGAATTGTCAATTTTGCACGAATGATTGAAGTTATATACAAACATGACGATGGCTTTACTCATGCTGGAATCTTTCTCAAGGATATTGTGATTTCACTCTTTGTCGAACCCGTGCCTCTTTAG